The Minwuia thermotolerans genome includes a region encoding these proteins:
- a CDS encoding DUF2783 domain-containing protein codes for MSRLLREPNIPDPDGFYQALIEAVQGLSPDEALAFSARLNLLLANHVGDREVLAEAIAAARKPD; via the coding sequence ATGAGCAGACTCTTGCGCGAGCCCAACATTCCCGACCCGGACGGCTTCTATCAGGCGCTGATCGAGGCGGTGCAGGGTCTTTCGCCCGACGAGGCGCTGGCCTTCTCCGCCCGGCTCAACCTGCTGCTCGCCAATCATGTCGGCGACCGCGAGGTGCTGGCCGAAGCCATCGCCGCCGCCCGGAAGCCGGACTGA
- a CDS encoding FAD-dependent oxidoreductase, producing MRTYTNPVFDYARPAELDGDVPRRPVAIAGGGLVGLTMALDLARRGVPAILFDEDDTVSYGSRSVCQARRTLEIWDRLGVAQPMMEKGVTWNEGHVFYGEERIYTFNLQDHPAARFPAFINLQQYYCEEFMVRRAAAEPLIDLRWRHRVTALEQDGGGVRLTVETPDGTFVQPCDWLIAADGVRSTVRQLMGLDFEGQVFADHFLIADIVMERDWPAIRRFYFDPPWGPEDSALMHKQADNVWRLDFQLGPDIDRDEELKDENVIPRVRRMIGPDTPFEIEWTSIYTFQCRSLERYRHGRVLFVGDAAHQVSPFGARGGNGGVQDADNLGWKLALVIGGAAGPALLDSYDAERRAAAAENILNSTRATDFITPKSPASKVYRDAVLQLAGAFPFARTLVNSGRLSLPKRLLDSPLNGPAELDGAIRPGDPVPALPVRCAARPEATHLIDLLGGGFVLLAFGEAPALDGMPAPVEVLRAPGDVADADGALAAAFGAQNGGHVLVRPDQHVLASWRRATAADVRAVLEPVLDPEAKAA from the coding sequence ATGCGCACCTACACCAATCCCGTCTTTGACTATGCCCGTCCGGCGGAACTGGACGGCGACGTCCCGCGCCGGCCCGTGGCGATCGCCGGCGGCGGGCTGGTGGGGCTGACCATGGCGCTGGACCTGGCGCGGCGCGGCGTGCCGGCGATCCTGTTCGACGAGGATGACACCGTCTCCTACGGCAGCCGCTCGGTCTGCCAGGCCAGGCGCACGCTGGAGATCTGGGACCGCCTCGGTGTTGCGCAGCCCATGATGGAGAAGGGCGTGACCTGGAACGAGGGCCATGTGTTCTACGGCGAGGAGCGCATCTACACCTTCAACCTGCAGGACCATCCGGCGGCCAGGTTCCCCGCCTTCATCAACCTGCAGCAATACTACTGCGAGGAGTTCATGGTCCGCCGCGCCGCGGCCGAGCCGCTGATCGACCTGCGCTGGCGTCACCGCGTCACCGCGCTGGAACAGGACGGGGGCGGCGTGCGGCTGACCGTGGAGACGCCCGACGGGACCTTCGTCCAGCCCTGCGACTGGCTCATCGCCGCCGATGGCGTGCGCTCGACCGTGCGGCAACTGATGGGACTGGACTTCGAAGGCCAGGTCTTCGCCGACCACTTCCTGATCGCCGATATCGTCATGGAGCGCGACTGGCCGGCCATCCGCCGCTTCTACTTCGACCCGCCCTGGGGGCCGGAGGACTCGGCGCTGATGCACAAGCAGGCCGACAATGTCTGGCGGCTGGACTTCCAGCTCGGCCCCGATATCGACCGCGACGAGGAACTGAAGGACGAGAACGTCATCCCGCGCGTCAGGCGCATGATCGGCCCCGACACGCCCTTCGAGATCGAGTGGACGTCGATCTACACCTTCCAGTGCCGCAGCCTGGAGCGCTACCGCCACGGGCGGGTGCTGTTCGTCGGCGACGCCGCCCATCAGGTCAGCCCCTTCGGCGCGCGCGGGGGAAATGGCGGCGTGCAGGACGCCGACAATCTCGGCTGGAAGCTGGCGCTGGTGATCGGCGGCGCGGCGGGCCCGGCGCTGCTCGACAGCTATGACGCCGAGCGCCGCGCGGCGGCGGCCGAGAACATCCTGAATTCCACCCGGGCGACGGACTTCATCACGCCGAAGTCGCCGGCCTCGAAGGTCTACCGGGACGCGGTGCTGCAGCTCGCGGGCGCATTCCCCTTCGCCCGGACCCTGGTCAATTCCGGCCGGCTCTCCCTGCCGAAGCGGCTGCTCGACAGCCCGCTCAACGGCCCGGCGGAACTGGACGGGGCGATCCGCCCCGGCGATCCGGTCCCCGCCCTGCCGGTGCGTTGCGCCGCCCGGCCCGAGGCCACGCATCTGATCGACCTGCTGGGGGGCGGCTTCGTGCTGCTGGCCTTCGGCGAGGCGCCGGCGCTGGACGGGATGCCGGCGCCGGTCGAGGTGCTGCGCGCGCCCGGCGACGTCGCGGACGCCGACGGCGCGCTGGCCGCGGCCTTCGGCGCGCAGAACGGCGGCCATGTCCTCGTCCGGCCCGATCAGCACGTGCTGGCGAGCTGGCGCCGGGCGACGGCGGCGGACGTGCGCGCGGTCCTCGAACCTGTACTCGACCCGGAGGCGAAGGCGGCATGA
- a CDS encoding enoyl-CoA hydratase-related protein has product MDLDFEHILYEAKDGVGWITLNRPDRLNAFAPSMPLEIMAAVRAAGGDAAVRALAITGAGRGFCAGADLAGGAARPAEGERDAGRLLEIAYNPMIRAMRDCPKPIVALVNGPCAGAGMSLALACDIVIAAKSAVFLQAFCNIGLVPDAGSTWYLPRSAGRARALGMALLGDKVTAEEAADWGMIWRAVDDDALMGEGGEVLRKLANGPTRGLGLIRRAVHESFEQGLDRQLDLERDSQRIAGSTKDFAEGVTAFLEKRPPRFTGG; this is encoded by the coding sequence GGCGTGGGCTGGATCACGCTGAACCGGCCCGACCGGCTCAACGCCTTCGCGCCTTCCATGCCGCTGGAGATCATGGCCGCCGTGCGGGCCGCCGGCGGCGACGCCGCCGTCCGGGCGCTCGCCATTACCGGCGCCGGGCGCGGCTTCTGCGCGGGCGCCGATCTCGCCGGCGGCGCGGCCAGGCCGGCCGAGGGCGAACGGGATGCAGGCCGCCTGCTGGAGATCGCCTACAACCCGATGATCAGGGCCATGCGCGACTGCCCCAAACCCATCGTGGCGCTGGTCAACGGTCCCTGCGCCGGCGCAGGAATGAGCCTCGCGCTCGCCTGCGACATCGTTATCGCCGCGAAATCGGCGGTCTTCCTGCAGGCGTTCTGCAATATCGGTCTGGTCCCCGACGCCGGGAGCACCTGGTACCTGCCGCGCTCGGCCGGCCGGGCGCGAGCGCTGGGCATGGCGCTGCTGGGCGACAAGGTCACGGCCGAGGAGGCCGCCGACTGGGGCATGATCTGGCGCGCGGTCGACGATGACGCGCTGATGGGCGAGGGCGGCGAAGTGCTGCGCAAGCTGGCCAACGGGCCGACCCGGGGGCTGGGCCTGATCCGCCGCGCGGTGCACGAATCCTTCGAACAGGGCCTCGACCGGCAGCTCGACCTGGAGCGCGACAGCCAGCGCATCGCCGGCTCCACGAAGGATTTCGCCGAGGGCGTCACCGCCTTCCTGGAGAAGCGCCCGCCGCGCTTCACCGGCGGCTGA
- the paaI gene encoding hydroxyphenylacetyl-CoA thioesterase PaaI: MSHDPEHVARAAAKRMYATDHAARSLGIHVIDVGPGRSVLGMTVRSTMVNGHDIGHGGMTFTLADTAMAYACNSYNQISVAHTTQITFLAPTYAGDVLRATASETAVRGRTGIYDVRVQNQKGETVAVFRGQTQNLKGKLVEDLPITREI, encoded by the coding sequence ATGAGCCACGATCCTGAACACGTCGCGCGGGCCGCGGCGAAACGGATGTATGCGACCGACCATGCGGCCCGTTCGCTGGGCATCCACGTGATCGATGTCGGTCCCGGACGTTCGGTGCTCGGGATGACCGTGCGCAGCACCATGGTCAATGGCCACGACATCGGCCACGGCGGGATGACCTTCACCCTGGCCGACACGGCCATGGCCTATGCCTGCAACTCCTACAATCAGATCTCGGTCGCCCATACGACCCAGATCACCTTTCTGGCGCCGACCTATGCGGGCGACGTGCTGAGGGCCACCGCCTCGGAGACGGCGGTGCGCGGGCGGACGGGGATCTACGACGTCCGGGTACAAAACCAGAAGGGTGAGACGGTGGCCGTCTTCCGCGGCCAGACCCAGAACCTCAAGGGCAAGCTGGTCGAGGACCTGCCCATCACCCGCGAGATCTGA
- the paaK gene encoding phenylacetate--CoA ligase PaaK produces MLSSDPRAELEPIETASRDELQALQLERMRWSLARAYGNVAHYRRAFDAAGVHPDDLKDVADLARFPFTTKADLRDNYPFGMFAVPREQVVRIHASSGTTGKPTVVGYTDKDIDTWSNVMARSIRAAGGRPGDIVHVAYGYGLFTGGLGAHYGAERLGCTVVPMSGGQTEKQVQLIHDFGARIIMVTPSYMLAIADEMKRQGLDPAKSPLEIGIFGAEPWTDEMRRAVEGTLDMQAIDIFGISEIIGPGVAQECIETKDGLHIWEDHFYPEVIDPQTGEVLPEGELGELVITTLTKEALPMVRYRTRDLTRLKPGTARTHRRIEKITGRSDDMLIIRGVNLFPTQIEELLLQDRRLSPHYQLVIARPGHMDELTVRVEPAVETAGDADAVQAAAKDLQHRIKTMCGVSAKIDMRDVGGVDRSMGKAQRIVDNRPK; encoded by the coding sequence ATCTTGAGCAGCGATCCCAGAGCCGAGCTTGAGCCGATCGAGACCGCGAGCCGCGACGAGCTGCAGGCTCTGCAGCTCGAACGGATGCGCTGGTCGCTTGCGCGGGCCTACGGGAACGTGGCCCACTACCGCCGCGCCTTCGATGCCGCCGGCGTCCATCCCGACGACCTGAAGGACGTCGCCGACCTGGCCAGGTTCCCCTTCACCACCAAGGCCGATCTTCGCGACAACTACCCCTTCGGCATGTTCGCCGTGCCCCGGGAACAGGTGGTGCGCATCCATGCGTCATCCGGCACCACGGGCAAGCCGACCGTGGTCGGTTACACGGACAAGGACATCGACACCTGGTCGAACGTGATGGCGCGCTCCATCCGCGCCGCCGGCGGCCGGCCCGGCGACATCGTTCACGTGGCCTATGGCTACGGCCTGTTCACCGGCGGGCTCGGCGCCCATTACGGCGCGGAGCGGCTGGGCTGCACCGTCGTGCCCATGTCGGGCGGCCAGACCGAGAAGCAGGTCCAGCTGATCCACGATTTCGGCGCGCGCATCATCATGGTCACGCCCAGCTACATGCTGGCCATCGCCGACGAGATGAAGCGCCAGGGCCTCGATCCCGCGAAGTCGCCGCTGGAAATCGGTATCTTCGGCGCCGAGCCCTGGACGGACGAAATGCGTCGCGCCGTCGAGGGCACGCTGGACATGCAGGCGATCGACATCTTCGGCATTTCCGAGATCATCGGGCCCGGCGTCGCCCAGGAATGCATCGAGACGAAGGATGGTCTGCATATCTGGGAGGATCACTTCTACCCGGAGGTCATCGACCCGCAGACCGGCGAGGTGCTGCCCGAGGGCGAACTGGGCGAACTGGTCATCACCACGCTGACCAAGGAAGCCCTGCCCATGGTCCGCTACCGCACGCGCGACCTGACGCGGCTGAAGCCGGGCACGGCGCGCACGCACCGGCGGATCGAGAAGATCACCGGGCGTTCCGACGACATGCTGATCATCCGCGGCGTCAACCTCTTTCCCACCCAGATCGAGGAACTGCTGCTGCAGGATCGCCGCCTCAGCCCCCATTATCAGCTGGTGATCGCGCGGCCGGGCCACATGGACGAGCTGACGGTCCGCGTCGAGCCCGCCGTCGAGACCGCCGGCGACGCGGATGCCGTCCAGGCGGCGGCGAAGGACCTGCAGCATCGCATCAAGACCATGTGCGGCGTCTCGGCGAAGATCGACATGCGCGACGTCGGCGGCGTCGACCGCTCCATGGGCAAGGCGCAGCGCATAGTGGACAACCGTCCGAAGTAG